One genomic region from Clarias gariepinus isolate MV-2021 ecotype Netherlands chromosome 22, CGAR_prim_01v2, whole genome shotgun sequence encodes:
- the tpx2 gene encoding targeting protein for Xklp2 isoform X1 yields the protein MDAQQPGVSADPYTFDAPSHVMHDFCSDTEDNADQWFDLMAAPKNGEMEQLITPLRVPKPFDGMYNEDLPKAIVSPMVHVAEATTTSTNVVPEGTAPVSNIVTSWGDNRPTGAPSQAQKKNVPAQPRRILKRSMVKDKPQAPTTPPVIKKRRSSTGAKQARRSGAAPTRRSIRQKSKPGRPSAAASASTASGNQQKSTEQQEMERIEALQKEVAEQRKRNEASYRAALAGSQPPKKHVLSSTIPKEFNFRSDNRVKSHTEHSEASYKECDFTAQLRKHPSSPLKAHKGTTVPKPFNLSTGSKRKLDESSTYVSMAEQIEQFQKRTPTRYHLRSRQSQEKGPSPVKTEKPKVTHPHTPQLMTRQRSRPVMVKSAAEIEAEEVEKLQQFKFKALELNRKILEGALVPKKPPPKDATRPEGFQLEVEKRLQERHTTKKTTEQEDHTFHSRPLPTRILEEVVGVPEKKVLNPTVPESPAFALKNRVRVERKTEEVKAPAPLKALPVPHYVPFQPKPAAKNHVEMCPFSFEQREQERRAQKEKKLEELRNEELPKFKARPLPDFHDVSLPEKKVTEPTKPAPFRLMVDERGSLKSERWEQMVKEELKQQAEAACFKARPNAVVHKEPFVPKKENRSVLADTTHSIVAEGFQLSTERRAKERLEFEQALKEKESLRAQMEEQRAREQEEREKEEIARLRQEQVHKAQPIRRYKPVELKHSEMSLTVPQSPNFSDRFRL from the exons ATGGACGCGCAGCAGCCTGGAGTCTCTGCTGATCCGTACACATTTGATGCCCCTTCACATGTGATGCATGATTTCTGTTCAGACACTGAGGATAATGCTGATCAGTGGTTTG acCTAATGGCTGCACCAAAAAATGGTGAAATGGAGCAACTCATAACCCCCTTAAGGGTGCCAAAACCTTTTGATGGGATGTACAATGAAGACCTGCCTAAAGCTATAGTCTCGCCCATGGTGCATGTGGCTGAGGCAACGACGACATCAACAA ATGTCGTTCCTGAAGGTACTGCTCCAGTATCTAACATTGTGACTTCGTGGGGAGACAACAGACCGACTGGAGCTCCCAGTCAGGCTCAGAAGAAGAACGTACCAGCTCAGCCACGCAG AATCCTAAAGCGTTCTATGGTCAAAGATAAACCTCAAGCTCCTACCACACCTCCTGTGATAAAGAAGAGAAG GAGCTCAACCGGGGCAAAGCAAGCTCGCCGTAGTGGTGCTGCCCCCACCAGGCGCAGCATCAGGCAAAAGAGCAAACCAGGCAGGCCTTCAGCTGCTGCATCTGCATCTACTGCCTCTGGTAACCA ACAGAAGAGCACAGAGCAGCAGGAGATGGAGCGTATCGAGGCCCTGCAAAAGGAGGTGGCCGAGCAGCGCAAGAGGAACGAAGCCAGCTACAGAGCTGCACTGGCAGGAA GTCAGCCTCCAAAGAAGCACGTTCTGTCCTCTACCATTCCCAAAGAATTCAACTTTCGCTCAGATAATAGAGTGAAAAGCCATACAGAACATTCTGAAGCGTCATACAAGGAGTGTGACTTCACTGCACAACTGCGCAAGCACCCATCTTCACCA TTAAAGGCTCATAAGGGCACTACAGTCCCCAAGCCTTTCAACCTCTCCACTGGGAGCAAGAGGAAGTTGGATGAAAGCAGTACCTATGTATCCATGGCTGAGCAGATTGAACAATTTCAGAAGCGCACACCCACTCGTTATCATCTTCGCAGCCGCCAGAGCCAGGAAAAGG GCCCATCACCAGTGAAGACTGAGAAGCCCAAGGTTACTCACCCTCACACACCCCAGCTCATGACCCGCCAGAGGAGCCGCCCAGTTATGGTGAAGAGTGCCGCTGAGATTGAGGCTGAAGAAGTGGAAAAACTGCAGCA GTTTAAGTTCAAAGCTCTAGAGCTTAATCGTAAGATCCTTGAAGGCGCCCTGGTTCCGAAGAAGCCACCTCCTAAAGACGCTACTCGTCCAGAGGGCTTCCAGCTAGAGGTGGAGAAACGTCTTCAAGAGCGACATACAACCAAAAAGACGACTGAGCAGGAAGACCACACCTTCCACTCAAGACCCTTACCGACCCGTATCCTGGAGGAGGTCGTG GGTGTCCCGGAGAAGAAAGTACTGAACCCCACTGTTCCTGAATCTCCTGCATTTGCGCTCAAAAACCGCGTGCGAGTGGAACGCAAAACCGAAGAG GTGAAAGCGCCGGCTCCGCTGAAGGCCCTTCCTGTGCCCCACTATGTGCCCTTCCAGCCCAAACCTGCAGCAAAGAACCATGTCGAAATGTGTCCTTTCTCTTTCGAGCAGCGTGAGCAGGAGCGCAGagcacagaaagagaaaaaattgGAAGAACTGAGAAATGAAGAG CTGCCCAAGTTCAAGGCTAGGCCATTGCCCGACTTCCATGATGTGAGTCTTCCAGAAAAGAAAGTAACCGAACCTACCAAACCTGCTCCTTTCAGACTGATGGTGGATGAGCGTGGATCTTTGAAGAGTGAGCGCTGGGAGCAAAtg GTAAAAGAGGAGTTGAAGCAGCAAGCTGAAGCGGCGTGCTTCAAGGCGAGACCCAATGCAGTCGTGCACAAGGAGCCTTTCGTGCCCAAAAAAGAGAACCGATCAGTTTTGG CCGATACTACCCATTCTATAGTTGCCGAAGGTTTCCAGCTGTCAACAGAGCGCCGCGCTAAGGAGCGTTTGGAGTTCGAGCAGGCTCTAAAGGAGAAGGAGTCTCTGAGGGCGCAGATGGAGGAGCAGAGAGCCAGAGAGCAAGAGGAGCGTGAGAAGGAAGAAATTGCCAGGTTACGGCAAGAACAG GTGCATAAAGCCCAGCCAATCAGGCGCTACAAGCCAGTTGAGCTGAAGCACAGCGAGATGTCCCTTACCGTGCCCCAGTCTCCAAACTTCTCTGATCGCTTTCGTCTGTAA
- the tpx2 gene encoding targeting protein for Xklp2 isoform X3: protein MDAQQPGVSADPYTFDAPSHVMHDFCSDTEDNADQWFDLMAAPKNGEMEQLITPLRVPKPFDGMYNEDLPKAIVSPMVHVAEATTTSTNVVPEGTAPVSNIVTSWGDNRPTGAPSQAQKKNVPAQPRRILKRSMVKDKPQAPTTPPVIKKRRVIPTARRTILRPPRRSSTGAKQARRSGAAPTRRSIRQKSKPGRPSAAASASTASGNQQKSTEQQEMERIEALQKEVAEQRKRNEASYRAALAGSQPPKKHVLSSTIPKEFNFRSDNRVKSHTEHSEASYKECDFTAQLRKHPSSPLKAHKGTTVPKPFNLSTGSKRKLDESSTYVSMAEQIEQFQKRTPTRYHLRSRQSQEKGPSPVKTEKPKVTHPHTPQLMTRQRSRPVMVKSAAEIEAEEVEKLQQFKFKALELNRKILEGALVPKKPPPKDATRPEGFQLEVEKRLQERHTTKKTTEQEDHTFHSRPLPTRILEEVVGVPEKKVLNPTVPESPAFALKNRVRVERKTEEVKAPAPLKALPVPHYVPFQPKPAAKNHVEMCPFSFEQREQERRAQKEKKLEELRNEELPKFKARPLPDFHDVSLPEKKVTEPTKPAPFRLMVDERGSLKSERWEQMVKEELKQQAEAACFKARPNAVVHKEPFVPKKENRSVLADTTHSIVAEGFQLSTERRAKERLEFEQALKEKESLRAQMEEQRAREQEEREKEEIARLRQEQVHKAQPIRRYKPVELKHSEMSLTVPQSPNFSDRFRL, encoded by the exons ATGGACGCGCAGCAGCCTGGAGTCTCTGCTGATCCGTACACATTTGATGCCCCTTCACATGTGATGCATGATTTCTGTTCAGACACTGAGGATAATGCTGATCAGTGGTTTG acCTAATGGCTGCACCAAAAAATGGTGAAATGGAGCAACTCATAACCCCCTTAAGGGTGCCAAAACCTTTTGATGGGATGTACAATGAAGACCTGCCTAAAGCTATAGTCTCGCCCATGGTGCATGTGGCTGAGGCAACGACGACATCAACAA ATGTCGTTCCTGAAGGTACTGCTCCAGTATCTAACATTGTGACTTCGTGGGGAGACAACAGACCGACTGGAGCTCCCAGTCAGGCTCAGAAGAAGAACGTACCAGCTCAGCCACGCAG AATCCTAAAGCGTTCTATGGTCAAAGATAAACCTCAAGCTCCTACCACACCTCCTGTGATAAAGAAGAGAAG AGTTATTCCAACTGCAAGGAGAACGATTTTACGTCCACCACGCAG GAGCTCAACCGGGGCAAAGCAAGCTCGCCGTAGTGGTGCTGCCCCCACCAGGCGCAGCATCAGGCAAAAGAGCAAACCAGGCAGGCCTTCAGCTGCTGCATCTGCATCTACTGCCTCTGGTAACCA ACAGAAGAGCACAGAGCAGCAGGAGATGGAGCGTATCGAGGCCCTGCAAAAGGAGGTGGCCGAGCAGCGCAAGAGGAACGAAGCCAGCTACAGAGCTGCACTGGCAGGAA GTCAGCCTCCAAAGAAGCACGTTCTGTCCTCTACCATTCCCAAAGAATTCAACTTTCGCTCAGATAATAGAGTGAAAAGCCATACAGAACATTCTGAAGCGTCATACAAGGAGTGTGACTTCACTGCACAACTGCGCAAGCACCCATCTTCACCA TTAAAGGCTCATAAGGGCACTACAGTCCCCAAGCCTTTCAACCTCTCCACTGGGAGCAAGAGGAAGTTGGATGAAAGCAGTACCTATGTATCCATGGCTGAGCAGATTGAACAATTTCAGAAGCGCACACCCACTCGTTATCATCTTCGCAGCCGCCAGAGCCAGGAAAAGG GCCCATCACCAGTGAAGACTGAGAAGCCCAAGGTTACTCACCCTCACACACCCCAGCTCATGACCCGCCAGAGGAGCCGCCCAGTTATGGTGAAGAGTGCCGCTGAGATTGAGGCTGAAGAAGTGGAAAAACTGCAGCA GTTTAAGTTCAAAGCTCTAGAGCTTAATCGTAAGATCCTTGAAGGCGCCCTGGTTCCGAAGAAGCCACCTCCTAAAGACGCTACTCGTCCAGAGGGCTTCCAGCTAGAGGTGGAGAAACGTCTTCAAGAGCGACATACAACCAAAAAGACGACTGAGCAGGAAGACCACACCTTCCACTCAAGACCCTTACCGACCCGTATCCTGGAGGAGGTCGTG GGTGTCCCGGAGAAGAAAGTACTGAACCCCACTGTTCCTGAATCTCCTGCATTTGCGCTCAAAAACCGCGTGCGAGTGGAACGCAAAACCGAAGAG GTGAAAGCGCCGGCTCCGCTGAAGGCCCTTCCTGTGCCCCACTATGTGCCCTTCCAGCCCAAACCTGCAGCAAAGAACCATGTCGAAATGTGTCCTTTCTCTTTCGAGCAGCGTGAGCAGGAGCGCAGagcacagaaagagaaaaaattgGAAGAACTGAGAAATGAAGAG CTGCCCAAGTTCAAGGCTAGGCCATTGCCCGACTTCCATGATGTGAGTCTTCCAGAAAAGAAAGTAACCGAACCTACCAAACCTGCTCCTTTCAGACTGATGGTGGATGAGCGTGGATCTTTGAAGAGTGAGCGCTGGGAGCAAAtg GTAAAAGAGGAGTTGAAGCAGCAAGCTGAAGCGGCGTGCTTCAAGGCGAGACCCAATGCAGTCGTGCACAAGGAGCCTTTCGTGCCCAAAAAAGAGAACCGATCAGTTTTGG CCGATACTACCCATTCTATAGTTGCCGAAGGTTTCCAGCTGTCAACAGAGCGCCGCGCTAAGGAGCGTTTGGAGTTCGAGCAGGCTCTAAAGGAGAAGGAGTCTCTGAGGGCGCAGATGGAGGAGCAGAGAGCCAGAGAGCAAGAGGAGCGTGAGAAGGAAGAAATTGCCAGGTTACGGCAAGAACAG GTGCATAAAGCCCAGCCAATCAGGCGCTACAAGCCAGTTGAGCTGAAGCACAGCGAGATGTCCCTTACCGTGCCCCAGTCTCCAAACTTCTCTGATCGCTTTCGTCTGTAA
- the tpx2 gene encoding targeting protein for Xklp2 isoform X2, with product MDAQQPGVSADPYTFDAPSHVMHDFCSDTEDNADQWFDLMAAPKNGEMEQLITPLRVPKPFDGMYNEDLPKAIVSPMVHVAEATTTSTNVVPEGTAPVSNIVTSWGDNRPTGAPSQAQKKNVPAQPRRILKRSMVKDKPQAPTTPPVIKKRRSSTGAKQARRSGAAPTRRSIRQKSKPGRPSAAASASTASGNQQKSTEQQEMERIEALQKEVAEQRKRNEASYRAALAGSQPPKKHVLSSTIPKEFNFRSDNRVKSHTEHSEASYKECDFTAQLRKHPSSPLKAHKGTTVPKPFNLSTGSKRKLDESSTYVSMAEQIEQFQKRTPTRYHLRSRQSQEKGPSPVKTEKPKVTHPHTPQLMTRQRSRPVMVKSAAEIEAEEVEKLQQFKFKALELNRKILEGALVPKKPPPKDATRPEGFQLEVEKRLQERHTTKKTTEQEDHTFHSRPLPTRILEEVVGVPEKKVLNPTVPESPAFALKNRVRVERKTEEVKAPAPLKALPVPHYVPFQPKPAAKNHVEMCPFSFEQREQERRAQKEKKLEELRNEELPKFKARPLPDFHDVSLPEKKVTEPTKPAPFRLMVDERGSLKSERWEQMVKEELKQQAEAACFKARPNAVVHKEPFVPKKENRSVLVAEGFQLSTERRAKERLEFEQALKEKESLRAQMEEQRAREQEEREKEEIARLRQEQVHKAQPIRRYKPVELKHSEMSLTVPQSPNFSDRFRL from the exons ATGGACGCGCAGCAGCCTGGAGTCTCTGCTGATCCGTACACATTTGATGCCCCTTCACATGTGATGCATGATTTCTGTTCAGACACTGAGGATAATGCTGATCAGTGGTTTG acCTAATGGCTGCACCAAAAAATGGTGAAATGGAGCAACTCATAACCCCCTTAAGGGTGCCAAAACCTTTTGATGGGATGTACAATGAAGACCTGCCTAAAGCTATAGTCTCGCCCATGGTGCATGTGGCTGAGGCAACGACGACATCAACAA ATGTCGTTCCTGAAGGTACTGCTCCAGTATCTAACATTGTGACTTCGTGGGGAGACAACAGACCGACTGGAGCTCCCAGTCAGGCTCAGAAGAAGAACGTACCAGCTCAGCCACGCAG AATCCTAAAGCGTTCTATGGTCAAAGATAAACCTCAAGCTCCTACCACACCTCCTGTGATAAAGAAGAGAAG GAGCTCAACCGGGGCAAAGCAAGCTCGCCGTAGTGGTGCTGCCCCCACCAGGCGCAGCATCAGGCAAAAGAGCAAACCAGGCAGGCCTTCAGCTGCTGCATCTGCATCTACTGCCTCTGGTAACCA ACAGAAGAGCACAGAGCAGCAGGAGATGGAGCGTATCGAGGCCCTGCAAAAGGAGGTGGCCGAGCAGCGCAAGAGGAACGAAGCCAGCTACAGAGCTGCACTGGCAGGAA GTCAGCCTCCAAAGAAGCACGTTCTGTCCTCTACCATTCCCAAAGAATTCAACTTTCGCTCAGATAATAGAGTGAAAAGCCATACAGAACATTCTGAAGCGTCATACAAGGAGTGTGACTTCACTGCACAACTGCGCAAGCACCCATCTTCACCA TTAAAGGCTCATAAGGGCACTACAGTCCCCAAGCCTTTCAACCTCTCCACTGGGAGCAAGAGGAAGTTGGATGAAAGCAGTACCTATGTATCCATGGCTGAGCAGATTGAACAATTTCAGAAGCGCACACCCACTCGTTATCATCTTCGCAGCCGCCAGAGCCAGGAAAAGG GCCCATCACCAGTGAAGACTGAGAAGCCCAAGGTTACTCACCCTCACACACCCCAGCTCATGACCCGCCAGAGGAGCCGCCCAGTTATGGTGAAGAGTGCCGCTGAGATTGAGGCTGAAGAAGTGGAAAAACTGCAGCA GTTTAAGTTCAAAGCTCTAGAGCTTAATCGTAAGATCCTTGAAGGCGCCCTGGTTCCGAAGAAGCCACCTCCTAAAGACGCTACTCGTCCAGAGGGCTTCCAGCTAGAGGTGGAGAAACGTCTTCAAGAGCGACATACAACCAAAAAGACGACTGAGCAGGAAGACCACACCTTCCACTCAAGACCCTTACCGACCCGTATCCTGGAGGAGGTCGTG GGTGTCCCGGAGAAGAAAGTACTGAACCCCACTGTTCCTGAATCTCCTGCATTTGCGCTCAAAAACCGCGTGCGAGTGGAACGCAAAACCGAAGAG GTGAAAGCGCCGGCTCCGCTGAAGGCCCTTCCTGTGCCCCACTATGTGCCCTTCCAGCCCAAACCTGCAGCAAAGAACCATGTCGAAATGTGTCCTTTCTCTTTCGAGCAGCGTGAGCAGGAGCGCAGagcacagaaagagaaaaaattgGAAGAACTGAGAAATGAAGAG CTGCCCAAGTTCAAGGCTAGGCCATTGCCCGACTTCCATGATGTGAGTCTTCCAGAAAAGAAAGTAACCGAACCTACCAAACCTGCTCCTTTCAGACTGATGGTGGATGAGCGTGGATCTTTGAAGAGTGAGCGCTGGGAGCAAAtg GTAAAAGAGGAGTTGAAGCAGCAAGCTGAAGCGGCGTGCTTCAAGGCGAGACCCAATGCAGTCGTGCACAAGGAGCCTTTCGTGCCCAAAAAAGAGAACCGATCAGTTTTGG TTGCCGAAGGTTTCCAGCTGTCAACAGAGCGCCGCGCTAAGGAGCGTTTGGAGTTCGAGCAGGCTCTAAAGGAGAAGGAGTCTCTGAGGGCGCAGATGGAGGAGCAGAGAGCCAGAGAGCAAGAGGAGCGTGAGAAGGAAGAAATTGCCAGGTTACGGCAAGAACAG GTGCATAAAGCCCAGCCAATCAGGCGCTACAAGCCAGTTGAGCTGAAGCACAGCGAGATGTCCCTTACCGTGCCCCAGTCTCCAAACTTCTCTGATCGCTTTCGTCTGTAA